From the Entomomonas sp. E2T0 genome, one window contains:
- a CDS encoding RluA family pseudouridine synthase, with protein sequence MPLSSIEIIYECPSFLIVNKPPYLLSVPGRAEDNKDCLITRLQQNGYPEALIVHRLDWETSGLLVIARDPDSHRELSRQFQDRETQKSYTALCWGIPNLDSGSIDLPLRYDPINKPRHIIDYQQGRHALTFWKVLERHDYHSRLELTPITGRSHQLRVHLLSIGHPILGDKLYAHEDALEEQPRLCLHATELSITHPTTKERLFFESPAPF encoded by the coding sequence ATGCCGTTATCTTCTATCGAAATAATCTATGAGTGCCCTTCTTTTCTTATTGTTAATAAGCCGCCCTACCTACTGTCTGTACCTGGTCGAGCTGAAGATAATAAAGATTGCTTAATCACTCGCCTACAACAAAATGGTTATCCAGAAGCATTGATAGTCCATAGACTTGATTGGGAAACTTCTGGCTTATTAGTTATAGCACGCGACCCTGATAGCCATCGAGAACTTTCTCGACAATTTCAAGACAGAGAAACTCAAAAATCTTATACTGCACTATGTTGGGGAATACCTAATTTAGACAGTGGTTCTATTGATTTACCGTTACGTTATGATCCTATTAATAAACCTCGCCATATTATAGATTATCAACAAGGCCGCCATGCCCTAACCTTTTGGAAAGTATTAGAACGCCATGATTACCATAGCCGTTTAGAGCTAACCCCTATTACAGGAAGATCTCATCAACTACGGGTACATCTATTATCTATTGGCCATCCTATTTTAGGTGATAAGTTATATGCTCATGAAGATGCTCTAGAAGAGCAACCACGACTATGTTTACATGCTACTGAGCTATCCATCACACACCCAACTACAAAAGAACGATTATTCTTTGAAAGTCCTGCTCCTTTTTAA